Part of the Leptospira sp. WS92.C1 genome is shown below.
TGAAAAAAACGAAAGAGCTGAACCTTTTTTCTTTCCTCGTCCGAAGACGCCAAGTAAAGCACATCCTTCTGGTTTGATTTATCCATGGTAAGAATATAATCAAATTCACGAAAATCTTCTTTCCGAAATTGACGTGCGCGATGTGTGAGCTCGATCCCTCGTTTACGAGCCGTCTGTCTGGTTCTCGGATCGGGAAGTTCTCCGATATGATAGCGGGAAGTCCCGCAGGAATCCACGGTAAACACCGATTCTAAATTTCGTTTTTGAATCAAATCAAGAAAGGCGCCTTCGGCTGCGGGCGAACGACAGATGTTTCCAAGACAAACAAACAAGACCCGGATCGGGCTTTGAGTCCCGTTAGATTCCTTTTCAAACGGTAAATTTATTTCGGATTGATCTTCGACCATAAAAATTCAGGAAAACGTTTCATAAGATATCCCAGAATCACCCAAGGGAACCAAGGAACTGTAGCCGATAAAACTTTGTTTTCAATTCTTTTATAAATTTTTTGCGCGCCGAGTTCCACCGAAATCACAAAAGGACGGGATTTCATTTGATTGTTGATCGGAGTATCGATAAATCCGGGATGAATCACGGTG
Proteins encoded:
- a CDS encoding low molecular weight protein-tyrosine-phosphatase; this translates as MVEDQSEINLPFEKESNGTQSPIRVLFVCLGNICRSPAAEGAFLDLIQKRNLESVFTVDSCGTSRYHIGELPDPRTRQTARKRGIELTHRARQFRKEDFREFDYILTMDKSNQKDVLYLASSDEERKKVQLFRFFQKDSRKDSEVPDPYYGTLKDFDEVQNIVADVAEDFLEFLLSKKLDLKA